One genomic segment of Clostridium saccharoperbutylacetonicum N1-4(HMT) includes these proteins:
- a CDS encoding sensor histidine kinase has protein sequence MKRLKNKFKINSLKWQLLFSLMIILVILLITMGIFQSISMEKYLCEDKRQVLQQRFHNLDFSKLSKEDLNTITKTEAMEILNRVASKNIRASLINKNGELIYSNLEDITKKDDNDGDEDNKEIDEKSFKRLKVPMLSKDEYSSLLNKSGNLEHEYKTLKDEDNNYQMVVWIKVGDLSSPSGLIQLSTPIQDIKDILLKQLYVDSTLSIFILIIGIIMGTAIFNRTLKPLYKITNTVEGIEVTDLHTRLEEKNGQFEIDRLAKSFNIMLSRIEESFEKEQLIKEKMRSFVSDASHELRTPLTSIHGFVEVLLRGAAKNKDQLDLALNSILMESERLTKLVNDLLILTKLDKKPVVEMKEEDINGLIQEIQPQLQVLCENRKLQFDLKEDIYAIINKDQIKQVIFNLTQNAVLHTDKTKGSITIATDFGIFENQRFAVLKICDNGTGIPEKDIKKIYDRFFRSETHRSREHGGYGLGLSIVKAIIDSNNGKIKVESQLEVGTTFTVYLKTEN, from the coding sequence ATGAAGAGGTTGAAAAATAAGTTTAAAATAAATAGCTTAAAGTGGCAATTGTTATTTAGCTTAATGATTATATTAGTTATTTTATTAATTACAATGGGGATTTTTCAATCTATAAGTATGGAAAAGTATCTATGTGAAGATAAGAGGCAAGTATTACAACAAAGATTTCATAATTTAGATTTTAGTAAGTTATCAAAAGAAGATTTAAATACTATCACAAAAACAGAAGCAATGGAGATTTTAAATAGAGTAGCAAGTAAAAATATTAGAGCTTCACTAATTAATAAAAATGGAGAATTAATATACAGCAATTTAGAGGATATAACCAAAAAAGATGATAATGATGGTGATGAGGATAACAAGGAAATAGATGAAAAATCTTTTAAAAGGTTAAAGGTACCTATGCTTTCCAAAGATGAATATAGTAGTCTTTTGAATAAATCAGGTAATTTAGAACATGAATATAAAACTTTAAAAGATGAAGATAATAATTATCAAATGGTAGTATGGATAAAGGTTGGTGACCTTTCTTCACCTTCAGGCTTAATTCAATTAAGTACTCCAATACAAGATATAAAAGACATATTGCTTAAACAGTTATATGTAGATAGCACTTTGTCAATTTTTATACTAATAATAGGTATAATAATGGGAACTGCAATTTTTAATAGAACTTTAAAGCCCCTATACAAAATAACTAATACGGTTGAAGGTATAGAGGTAACGGATCTTCATACAAGGCTTGAAGAGAAGAATGGCCAATTTGAAATAGATAGATTAGCAAAATCCTTTAATATTATGCTTTCAAGGATAGAAGAATCATTTGAAAAGGAACAACTTATTAAGGAAAAGATGAGAAGTTTTGTATCAGATGCATCTCATGAACTTCGGACTCCATTGACTTCGATTCATGGATTTGTTGAAGTCTTATTAAGAGGCGCAGCTAAAAATAAAGATCAATTAGATCTAGCTTTAAATAGTATATTGATGGAAAGTGAAAGGCTAACAAAGTTAGTCAATGACCTTTTAATTTTAACAAAGCTTGATAAAAAGCCTGTTGTAGAAATGAAAGAGGAAGATATTAATGGATTGATACAAGAAATTCAACCTCAACTTCAAGTGCTTTGTGAAAATAGGAAACTGCAGTTTGATTTAAAAGAGGATATATATGCTATTATAAACAAAGATCAAATAAAGCAAGTCATATTCAATTTAACACAAAATGCTGTTCTGCATACAGATAAGACTAAAGGGAGTATTACTATAGCTACTGATTTTGGAATATTTGAAAATCAAAGATTTGCAGTATTAAAGATATGTGATAATGGGACAGGAATACCAGAGAAGGATATTAAAAAAATATATGATAGATTTTTTAGAAGCGAAACTCATAGATCTCGGGAACATGGAGGATATGGGCTTGGACTTTCTATAGTAAAAGCCATAATAGATAGTAACAATGGAAAAATAAAGGTAGAAAGTCAGTTGGAGGTTGGAACCACATTTACTGTTTATCTTAAAACAGAAAATTAA
- a CDS encoding response regulator transcription factor, translating to MNPLTKGQITILVVDDEKSIIDFIKMGLESEGYIVYSAFDGNEAIKLAEEINPHIVILDIMLPGMDGYEVCSRLKRLIKTSVIMLTARDDVDDRVKGLDIGADDYMAKPFSFKELLARINARIRNSYPELYDIVHIGEFSIDDGAHEITYCGNTLELPPTQYNLLRFLLINNGIALSKALILEKVWGYDFNGEENIVEVYIRYLRDKIEDNEHNIIKTVRGVGYKMVAQ from the coding sequence ATGAATCCATTAACAAAAGGCCAAATTACTATTCTTGTAGTAGATGATGAAAAAAGTATAATTGATTTTATTAAAATGGGTTTAGAATCAGAAGGGTATATAGTATATTCTGCTTTTGATGGGAATGAGGCTATTAAATTAGCTGAAGAAATAAATCCACATATAGTAATACTAGATATTATGCTGCCTGGAATGGATGGATATGAAGTGTGTTCAAGGCTTAAAAGATTGATTAAAACATCAGTTATTATGCTTACAGCTAGAGATGATGTTGATGATAGGGTTAAGGGACTAGATATTGGGGCAGATGATTATATGGCAAAGCCTTTTAGTTTTAAAGAACTTTTAGCGCGTATTAATGCTAGAATTAGAAATAGCTATCCAGAATTATACGATATTGTACATATAGGTGAATTTTCTATTGATGATGGTGCACATGAAATTACATATTGTGGGAATACATTAGAATTGCCCCCAACTCAGTATAATTTATTAAGATTTTTACTAATAAATAATGGAATTGCATTAAGTAAAGCTCTCATACTAGAAAAAGTATGGGGATATGATTTCAATGGAGAGGAAAATATTGTTGAGGTATATATAAGATATCTCCGTGATAAGATTGAAGATAATGAGCACAATATTATCAAGACTGTTCGTGGTGTTGGGTATAAAATGGTGGCACAATGA
- the sdaAA gene encoding L-serine ammonia-lyase, iron-sulfur-dependent, subunit alpha — translation MIARSGVELLEICEKHNISLSEYAIICEMEESDANREEVIEKMRKNLKVMMSAANEGMEKEVYSVSGLIGGDGYKLYNYAQNGRTLTGGVTTMAMAMALSSAEVNASMGKIVACPTAGSCGILPAVILSAGKQLNLNEDELVKGLFAAAAVGMIIGQNATLSGAEGGCQAECGSASAMGTAAVVEMMGGTPKMSLDASAIILKNVLGLVCDPVAGLVEIPCAKRNAQGAITALCTVDMVMAGVVSKIPFDDAVSAMYKVGKCLPEALKETALGGVAVTKEGLRLKEQVFGK, via the coding sequence ATGATAGCAAGGTCGGGAGTAGAATTATTAGAGATTTGTGAAAAACATAATATTTCATTGAGCGAATATGCCATAATATGTGAGATGGAAGAAAGTGACGCAAACAGAGAAGAAGTAATAGAAAAGATGAGAAAAAATTTAAAAGTTATGATGTCAGCAGCAAATGAAGGGATGGAGAAAGAAGTTTATTCGGTTAGCGGTTTAATCGGTGGTGATGGATATAAATTATACAATTATGCTCAAAATGGAAGGACGCTCACTGGTGGTGTGACTACAATGGCAATGGCAATGGCTCTTTCTTCTGCAGAAGTAAATGCATCTATGGGAAAAATTGTTGCATGTCCTACAGCTGGCTCTTGTGGGATTTTGCCAGCAGTAATTTTAAGTGCAGGAAAGCAACTTAATTTAAATGAGGATGAACTTGTAAAAGGTCTATTTGCTGCTGCTGCCGTTGGTATGATAATTGGTCAAAATGCAACCTTATCAGGAGCTGAGGGAGGCTGTCAGGCAGAATGTGGTTCAGCTTCTGCTATGGGAACAGCAGCTGTTGTTGAAATGATGGGAGGAACTCCAAAGATGAGTTTAGATGCATCAGCAATAATTCTTAAAAATGTTTTAGGGCTTGTATGTGATCCAGTTGCTGGACTTGTTGAAATTCCTTGTGCTAAAAGGAATGCTCAAGGTGCCATAACTGCTCTTTGTACAGTAGATATGGTAATGGCAGGAGTAGTATCAAAGATTCCTTTTGATGATGCAGTAAGTGCAATGTACAAAGTGGGAAAATGCTTACCAGAAGCTCTTAAAGAAACAGCTTTGGGAGGCGTAGCTGTAACTAAAGAAGGGTTAAGACTTAAAGAGCAGGTGTTCGGGAAATAG
- a CDS encoding methyl-accepting chemotaxis protein: MNILKNVKVRIKLIIAFLIVALLIGIVGGVGIISLKNVGENAKKMYSQNLQGVYMLTDMKQNLTEIKSNLADLINLKDEKDSDIKAKLEKSIEDNNAENDKYISQLKDLPKDNDENEIFEQFNSQLNQYSIVRGNTIKLIDAGQYTGAAEQYKDIPKITDELFNYLDKLIEANLKESSDANDNIVSIYTAANTTMVILSVVGLILAIVIGLILSSDINKPLQRMRLLGEKLADYDLSYESKVIRGDEFGQTYGSLLKAQGNIKELIKTILDNSQNLSASSEELSATVQELSSKAVSVDEAVNNIARNMEEASAGAEEISASIQEVDSSISVLSQKAMDGSGNANSAKERAVQVKNDSQKALKESKEVSDEKQQRMAKVIEEGKVVDNIRVMAGTIAEISEQTNLLALNAAIEAARAGEMGKGFAVVAEEVRTLAEESSGAVQNIQETIVKVQAAFKRSIDTGSDILEFIDKDVNKQFEAYEKTGTQYYKDSEFVSNMSEEIAAMSEEVTATVGQVSEAIQNMAGTTQKSTEHALKIKESMNETTQGLEQVASTVQGQAELAQKLNEIVQKFRI, translated from the coding sequence ATGAATATATTAAAAAATGTAAAGGTAAGGATAAAATTAATTATAGCATTTTTGATTGTTGCGTTGCTAATTGGCATTGTAGGTGGAGTAGGAATTATTTCGCTTAAAAATGTAGGAGAAAATGCAAAAAAGATGTATAGCCAAAATTTACAAGGTGTTTATATGTTAACGGATATGAAACAAAATTTAACTGAGATAAAGAGTAATTTAGCAGATTTAATAAACTTAAAAGATGAAAAAGATTCAGATATAAAGGCTAAATTGGAAAAAAGTATTGAAGATAATAATGCGGAAAATGACAAGTATATATCTCAGTTGAAAGATTTGCCTAAAGATAATGATGAAAATGAAATATTTGAACAATTTAATAGTCAATTAAACCAGTACAGTATAGTAAGAGGAAATACAATCAAACTTATAGACGCAGGCCAGTATACTGGAGCTGCTGAGCAATATAAAGATATACCGAAAATTACAGATGAGTTATTTAATTATTTAGATAAATTAATAGAAGCAAATTTAAAAGAATCTAGTGATGCAAATGATAATATTGTTTCAATTTATACAGCTGCAAATACAACTATGGTTATATTGAGTGTTGTCGGGCTTATATTAGCTATTGTAATAGGATTAATATTATCAAGTGATATAAATAAGCCACTACAAAGAATGAGATTACTTGGAGAAAAACTTGCTGATTATGATTTATCATATGAATCTAAGGTAATCAGAGGTGATGAATTTGGACAAACATATGGTTCTTTACTTAAGGCACAAGGTAATATTAAAGAACTGATTAAGACTATCCTTGATAATTCTCAAAATTTAAGTGCTTCATCAGAAGAGCTTTCAGCAACGGTGCAGGAATTATCATCAAAGGCAGTTAGTGTTGACGAAGCTGTAAATAATATTGCTCGAAATATGGAAGAAGCCAGTGCAGGAGCAGAAGAAATAAGTGCATCTATCCAAGAGGTCGATTCAAGTATCTCCGTACTTTCACAAAAAGCTATGGATGGAAGTGGTAATGCAAATTCTGCTAAAGAAAGAGCAGTACAAGTTAAAAATGATAGTCAAAAAGCTTTGAAAGAATCTAAAGAAGTATCAGATGAGAAACAACAAAGAATGGCGAAAGTTATTGAAGAAGGTAAAGTTGTAGATAATATAAGAGTTATGGCAGGAACTATAGCTGAAATATCAGAACAAACTAATTTGCTGGCACTAAATGCGGCAATAGAAGCTGCCAGAGCAGGAGAAATGGGAAAAGGTTTTGCAGTTGTTGCAGAAGAGGTTAGAACACTTGCAGAGGAATCTTCAGGAGCAGTACAAAATATTCAGGAGACTATCGTTAAAGTACAGGCTGCTTTTAAGAGGAGCATCGATACTGGAAGTGATATTTTAGAATTTATTGATAAGGATGTAAATAAACAATTTGAAGCTTATGAAAAGACGGGGACTCAATACTATAAGGATTCTGAATTTGTAAGTAATATGTCAGAGGAGATTGCGGCTATGTCAGAAGAAGTTACTGCAACTGTTGGACAAGTAAGCGAAGCAATTCAAAATATGGCAGGAACAACTCAAAAATCCACTGAACACGCTCTGAAAATAAAAGAAAGTATGAATGAAACTACGCAAGGCTTAGAACAGGTGGCGTCAACAGTACAAGGGCAAGCAGAACTTGCACAAAAACTTAATGAAATAGTTCAAAAGTTTAGGATTTAA
- the sdaAB gene encoding L-serine ammonia-lyase, iron-sulfur-dependent subunit beta, whose amino-acid sequence MKKIGVFDILGPIMIGPSSSHTAGAARLGKIARSIAGEDIIEVTFLLHGSFAKTYKGHGTDRALIAGILGMEPSDERLRNSIDIARERGIKFLFKEADLGDVHPNTVKFVMRTVKGNHCEVTGSSIGGGNIKIIEVNDNEVDFTGMYETIIVAHKDAPGCINSVTRLLYSENINVAFMRVFRHQKGEEAMMICEMDNKLSDELIEEIRKIELVNNVISISPAVIS is encoded by the coding sequence ATGAAAAAAATTGGAGTTTTTGATATTTTAGGTCCTATTATGATAGGACCATCAAGTTCACATACAGCAGGAGCTGCAAGACTTGGGAAAATTGCTAGAAGTATTGCTGGTGAAGATATAATAGAAGTAACATTTTTATTACATGGATCATTTGCAAAAACCTATAAAGGCCATGGAACAGACAGGGCATTAATTGCAGGAATTTTAGGAATGGAACCAAGTGATGAGAGACTTAGAAATTCTATTGATATAGCAAGAGAAAGAGGAATTAAATTTTTATTTAAAGAAGCTGATTTAGGAGATGTCCACCCTAATACAGTTAAATTTGTTATGAGAACAGTAAAAGGCAATCACTGTGAGGTTACAGGCTCATCTATTGGTGGAGGAAATATTAAAATTATAGAAGTTAATGATAATGAGGTTGATTTTACAGGAATGTATGAAACAATAATTGTGGCCCATAAGGATGCTCCTGGATGCATAAATAGTGTAACAAGGTTACTTTACAGTGAAAATATTAATGTTGCATTTATGAGAGTTTTTAGACATCAAAAAGGTGAAGAAGCTATGATGATTTGTGAAATGGACAATAAATTAAGTGATGAATTAATTGAAGAGATTAGGAAGATAGAGTTAGTAAATAATGTGATCTCAATAAGCCCAGCGGTAATCAGTTAA
- a CDS encoding 4Fe-4S binding protein, which produces MAKKIKKSQVLRHIVQLIMFFALPGLYAMAFNETKTVYKMIIEGNFNFLQAFPSLIEFVAVMLVTILIGRWFCGWICAFGAYNDLIYFIAKKVFKGKFKIDEKADSILKYAKYVILLFIIIVSWTFGSSILESTSPWDVFGQITNVSTIVNNLLIGLILLVLITIGAAFIERFFCRYLCPLGAVFSIISKVGIMKINKPKADCGKCRACTMNCSMGLPL; this is translated from the coding sequence ATGGCTAAAAAAATTAAGAAATCTCAGGTTTTAAGGCATATAGTGCAATTAATTATGTTTTTTGCATTACCAGGTCTTTATGCAATGGCCTTTAATGAAACAAAAACAGTATATAAAATGATTATTGAAGGAAATTTTAATTTTCTTCAAGCGTTTCCAAGTTTAATTGAATTTGTAGCTGTAATGCTAGTAACAATTTTAATAGGAAGATGGTTCTGTGGATGGATTTGTGCCTTTGGAGCTTATAATGATTTAATATATTTTATAGCTAAAAAAGTATTTAAAGGAAAATTTAAAATAGATGAAAAAGCTGACTCTATATTGAAATATGCAAAGTATGTAATATTATTATTTATAATAATTGTTTCATGGACCTTTGGAAGCAGTATTTTGGAAAGTACAAGTCCTTGGGATGTTTTTGGGCAGATTACTAATGTATCAACTATAGTGAATAACTTGCTTATTGGATTAATCCTTTTAGTTTTAATTACAATTGGAGCTGCATTTATAGAAAGATTTTTTTGTAGATATTTATGTCCTTTAGGTGCTGTATTTTCAATAATATCTAAAGTTGGAATCATGAAAATTAATAAGCCTAAAGCTGATTGTGGAAAATGTAGAGCATGTACAATGAATTGTTCTATGGGATTACCTTTATAA
- a CDS encoding FMN-binding protein, with the protein MCPRRNANINILGQDVNQSLAGSLAMATMLGAYGITNFGVDALTKAGIISNESAILSDASLGSASDNSSQKYKDGTYTGTGQGFGGATKVSVTIVDGKITNIETISNQDTPDYYSRAFGTISNGIISNQTPQVNAVSGATYSSKGIIEAVKDALGQATVSGSDSAISSNDNIIATGENAAPSGAESAAPASTNNTKTTATDNTSKTYKDGTYTGTGQGFGGVTKVSVTIANGKITNVKTLSNEDTPEFYQKASNSIMGNVISTQSANVDTVSGATFSSNGIINAVKNALSQAGGAVSSSNSSTAKASQGSTSSSSSSNNTANSEPMTPPPVANQNASAQPPVQKSTSSNSTSSQGSTSANGNTNTSKNNSTSQYKDGTYTGTGSGFGGTTKISVTIAGGKITGVKTVSNEDTSKYYNRAIGTITNSVISKQSGSVDTVSGATYSSRGIIEAVQNALSQAK; encoded by the coding sequence GTGTGTCCTAGAAGAAATGCAAATATAAATATTCTCGGTCAAGATGTAAATCAAAGCTTAGCTGGATCACTAGCAATGGCAACAATGTTAGGTGCATATGGGATTACAAACTTTGGAGTTGATGCACTAACTAAAGCAGGAATTATATCAAATGAAAGTGCTATTTTAAGTGATGCTTCATTGGGATCAGCTTCAGATAATTCATCACAAAAATATAAAGATGGAACATATACAGGAACTGGACAAGGCTTTGGAGGAGCAACTAAAGTATCTGTAACAATAGTAGATGGGAAAATAACAAACATAGAAACTATATCAAATCAAGATACTCCAGATTATTATAGCAGAGCTTTTGGAACAATCTCTAATGGGATAATTTCTAATCAAACCCCACAAGTTAACGCAGTATCAGGAGCTACTTACAGTTCTAAGGGAATAATAGAAGCAGTGAAGGATGCATTGGGTCAAGCTACTGTTTCAGGTTCAGATAGTGCTATTTCTAGTAATGATAATATAATAGCTACAGGGGAAAATGCAGCTCCAAGCGGAGCAGAGAGTGCAGCCCCAGCTTCAACAAATAATACAAAGACAACAGCTACAGATAATACTTCAAAAACATATAAGGATGGGACATATACAGGAACTGGACAAGGCTTTGGAGGAGTAACTAAAGTTTCTGTTACTATTGCTAATGGAAAAATAACTAATGTAAAAACTTTATCCAATGAAGATACTCCAGAGTTTTATCAAAAGGCTTCAAACAGCATAATGGGAAATGTAATATCAACTCAATCAGCTAATGTAGATACAGTTTCAGGTGCAACTTTTAGTTCAAATGGAATTATAAATGCAGTTAAAAATGCACTTAGTCAAGCTGGGGGAGCAGTTTCAAGTAGTAATAGTTCAACTGCAAAAGCAAGTCAAGGAAGTACAAGTTCAAGCTCATCTTCCAATAATACAGCTAACAGTGAACCGATGACACCTCCACCAGTGGCAAATCAAAATGCTTCAGCACAACCACCAGTTCAAAAAAGTACTTCATCAAATTCAACTAGTAGTCAAGGAAGTACGAGTGCTAATGGCAATACTAACACAAGTAAAAATAATAGCACTAGCCAATATAAGGATGGTACATATACAGGAACTGGATCAGGCTTTGGAGGAACAACTAAAATTTCTGTTACTATTGCAGGTGGAAAAATAACAGGCGTAAAAACTGTATCTAATGAGGATACTTCAAAATATTATAATAGAGCTATAGGGACTATAACAAATAGTGTGATTTCAAAGCAATCAGGGAGTGTAGATACAGTTTCAGGAGCTACATATAGCAGCAGAGGAATAATTGAGGCTGTTCAAAATGCTTTGAGTCAAGCAAAATAA
- a CDS encoding FAD:protein FMN transferase translates to MFSAVILFILISVFITGKYEKHEYIKSSYALGTLINLRAIGRNAEKAVDEVLERLNDIDDKMSAFKEESEISKITVSAGNKAERVSDDTYFVIKKALEYSKILEGTFDPTIRPLVKLWSIGTKEEKIPEEAEIRTAMEIVNYKDVVLDEDKHSIMLKQKKQALDVGGIAKGFAADEARDIFLKHKIKSALIDLGGNIFALGCKQDKTPWKVGIQNPFNSRGDFLGILDVENKSIVTSGNYERYFMKDGKRFHHIIDPKTGYPSESKIISATIISDNSIDGDGLSTGVYILGVDKALNIIEAIRGVDAILVTEDKKVYMTSGVKEIFMLTNEEFALIHK, encoded by the coding sequence ATGTTTTCTGCAGTTATACTATTTATTTTAATTTCTGTATTTATTACTGGAAAGTATGAAAAACATGAGTATATAAAGAGTAGTTATGCACTTGGAACTTTAATAAATTTAAGAGCAATTGGAAGGAATGCTGAAAAGGCAGTAGATGAAGTACTTGAAAGATTAAATGATATTGATGATAAAATGTCAGCTTTTAAAGAAGAAAGTGAAATATCCAAAATAACCGTTAGTGCTGGAAACAAAGCTGAAAGGGTAAGCGATGATACTTATTTTGTCATTAAAAAGGCTTTAGAATATAGCAAAATTTTAGAGGGAACCTTTGATCCTACAATAAGGCCATTGGTTAAGCTTTGGAGTATAGGAACAAAAGAAGAAAAAATACCGGAAGAGGCTGAAATAAGAACTGCTATGGAGATTGTAAATTATAAGGATGTGGTTTTAGATGAAGATAAACACTCGATAATGTTAAAGCAAAAGAAGCAGGCTTTGGATGTTGGAGGAATTGCAAAAGGTTTTGCAGCCGATGAAGCTCGTGATATATTTTTAAAACATAAAATAAAAAGTGCTTTAATTGATTTAGGAGGAAATATTTTTGCGTTGGGATGCAAGCAAGATAAGACTCCTTGGAAAGTTGGTATTCAAAATCCATTTAATTCTAGAGGAGATTTTTTAGGAATATTAGATGTTGAAAACAAATCAATTGTTACCTCTGGAAATTATGAAAGATATTTTATGAAAGATGGGAAGAGATTTCATCATATAATCGATCCTAAAACTGGATATCCATCAGAAAGCAAAATTATAAGTGCAACTATTATATCTGATAATTCAATAGATGGTGATGGGTTATCAACAGGTGTTTATATTCTTGGAGTAGATAAAGCTTTAAATATTATAGAAGCAATTAGAGGAGTAGATGCAATACTTGTCACAGAGGATAAAAAGGTTTATATGACCTCAGGTGTTAAAGAAATTTTTATGTTAACAAATGAAGAATTTGCCTTAATACATAAATAA